A stretch of the Buchananella sp. 14KM1171 genome encodes the following:
- a CDS encoding sugar ABC transporter substrate-binding protein, with protein sequence MRRSIAAIGACVLGLSLAACGSGDAKNDGGTATDKPSAAPSDSAEGGSAEGTLTIWADDTRFDVVKEISADFTAKFGVDVNVVQKSESDMHDEFTAQAPTGEGPDLIVMAHDRLGGLVANGVVGTIDITGVKDQFAKAAVDGVTYDGQTYGVPYAIENIAIVRNNKLTQATPATFDEMIEAGKAAGKEYPFLVQQGENSDPYHLYPFQTSFGASVFKQNADGSYLPELAMGGEAGAKFAEWLAAQGKAGVLNLNITGDIATQAFVDGKSPFILTGPWNLSKFAEAGMDISVLPVPSAGGMPAQPFVGVQGFFPSAYTKNTLLVNQYLTEFIATKDVQAKLFDLGKRIPAHTEAAAGLSDPALAGFAVAGAAGAPMPALPQMGAVWEFWGAAEAAVIKGDGNPADAWKTMVDNVTEAISK encoded by the coding sequence ATGCGACGCAGCATTGCCGCCATCGGCGCTTGCGTTCTGGGTCTGAGCCTTGCTGCCTGCGGCAGCGGCGACGCCAAGAACGACGGCGGAACTGCCACTGACAAGCCGTCTGCCGCCCCGAGCGATTCCGCCGAAGGCGGTTCCGCTGAGGGCACCCTGACCATCTGGGCCGACGACACCCGTTTCGACGTTGTCAAGGAGATCTCCGCCGACTTCACCGCGAAGTTTGGTGTTGACGTCAACGTGGTGCAGAAGTCCGAGTCTGACATGCACGACGAGTTCACCGCCCAGGCCCCCACCGGTGAGGGCCCGGACCTGATCGTCATGGCTCACGACCGCCTGGGCGGCCTGGTCGCCAACGGCGTGGTCGGCACCATCGACATCACCGGCGTCAAGGACCAGTTCGCCAAGGCCGCCGTTGACGGCGTGACCTACGACGGCCAGACCTACGGTGTCCCCTACGCGATCGAGAACATCGCGATCGTGCGCAACAACAAGCTCACCCAGGCCACCCCGGCCACCTTCGACGAGATGATCGAGGCCGGCAAGGCCGCTGGCAAGGAGTACCCCTTCCTGGTCCAGCAGGGCGAGAACTCCGACCCCTACCACCTCTACCCCTTCCAGACCTCCTTCGGCGCCTCCGTGTTCAAGCAGAACGCTGACGGCTCCTACCTGCCGGAGCTGGCCATGGGCGGCGAGGCCGGCGCCAAGTTCGCCGAGTGGCTGGCCGCCCAGGGCAAGGCCGGTGTGCTGAACCTGAACATCACTGGTGACATCGCCACCCAGGCGTTCGTGGACGGCAAGTCCCCGTTCATCCTGACCGGCCCCTGGAACCTGTCCAAGTTCGCCGAGGCCGGCATGGACATCTCCGTGCTGCCCGTTCCCTCCGCTGGCGGAATGCCCGCGCAGCCGTTCGTGGGCGTCCAGGGCTTCTTCCCCTCCGCCTACACCAAGAACACCCTGCTGGTGAACCAGTACCTGACTGAGTTCATCGCCACCAAGGACGTGCAGGCCAAGCTGTTCGATCTCGGCAAGCGCATCCCGGCACACACCGAGGCCGCCGCTGGCCTGAGCGACCCGGCCCTGGCTGGCTTCGCCGTTGCCGGTGCCGCCGGTGCCCCCATGCCGGCACTTCCGCAGATGGGTGCTGTTTGGGAGTTCTGGGGCGCAGCAGAGGCCGCCGTCATCAAGGGTGACGGCAACCCGGCCGACGCCTGGAAGACCATGGTTGACAACGTCACCGAGGCGATCAGCAAGTGA
- a CDS encoding deoxyguanosinetriphosphate triphosphohydrolase, with protein sequence MSEEVSYVDRARSLRYEGSALERRLPEADKKPGRSAFERDRARVLHSSALRRLGAKTQVLGPNTDDFVRTRLTHSLEVAQVGRELAIALGTDPDVVEAACLSHDMGHPPFGHNGERALAQVSQEAGSFEGNAQTFRLLTRLEPKVVDGQDSFGLNLTRTTLDACVKYPWTLSEAPAKADGSPGTKFGVYDDDLPAFLWVRADAPAGRRCLETQVMDLADDIAYSVHDVEDAFATGRAAPGSVVIEAEGILDHVESWYGHALTRDELGSAMERLLALPGWPASCEGTRGELAALKNFASRLIGSFIGATVEATRTQYGQGPLARYDADLVVPRATRAEIAVLKGIAVHYVMAPRELEPVYLAQRSLLFDLVDALVELGAEALEPAFAADYRRADTEGQRLRAIIDQVASLSDVAANQWHARYCGLIVG encoded by the coding sequence GTGAGTGAAGAAGTCTCCTACGTGGACCGCGCCCGCTCCCTTCGCTACGAGGGCAGCGCGCTGGAGCGGCGCTTGCCGGAAGCGGACAAGAAGCCCGGGCGTAGTGCCTTTGAACGCGACCGGGCACGCGTGCTGCACTCCTCCGCCCTGCGTCGTCTGGGCGCCAAGACCCAGGTGCTGGGCCCCAACACCGACGACTTTGTGCGCACCCGCCTGACCCACTCCCTGGAGGTGGCGCAGGTGGGGCGCGAGCTGGCGATCGCCCTGGGCACGGACCCGGACGTGGTGGAGGCGGCCTGCCTGAGCCACGACATGGGCCACCCTCCCTTCGGTCACAACGGCGAGCGGGCGCTGGCGCAGGTCAGCCAGGAGGCCGGCTCGTTCGAGGGCAACGCCCAGACCTTCCGGCTGTTGACCCGGCTAGAGCCGAAGGTGGTGGACGGCCAGGACTCCTTCGGGCTCAACCTGACCCGCACCACCCTGGACGCGTGTGTGAAGTACCCGTGGACACTCTCTGAGGCACCTGCCAAGGCTGACGGCTCTCCCGGCACCAAGTTTGGTGTGTACGACGATGACTTGCCGGCCTTTTTGTGGGTGCGCGCCGATGCGCCCGCCGGGCGGCGCTGCCTGGAGACCCAGGTGATGGATTTGGCCGACGACATCGCCTATTCGGTGCACGACGTCGAGGACGCCTTCGCCACCGGCCGGGCCGCACCGGGCTCGGTGGTGATCGAGGCGGAGGGAATCTTGGACCACGTCGAGTCCTGGTATGGGCACGCGTTGACCCGAGACGAGCTGGGCAGCGCCATGGAACGCCTGCTCGCCCTGCCGGGGTGGCCGGCTAGCTGCGAGGGCACGCGCGGGGAACTGGCCGCCTTGAAGAACTTCGCTTCCCGCCTGATTGGCTCCTTCATTGGCGCCACTGTGGAGGCTACGCGCACCCAGTACGGGCAGGGCCCCCTGGCCAGGTACGACGCTGACCTTGTTGTTCCCCGCGCCACGCGCGCCGAGATCGCGGTGCTCAAGGGCATCGCGGTGCATTACGTGATGGCACCACGCGAGCTGGAACCGGTCTACCTGGCCCAGCGCTCCTTGCTCTTTGACCTGGTGGACGCCCTAGTGGAGTTGGGCGCCGAAGCCCTGGAACCCGCCTTTGCCGCCGACTACCGGCGGGCAGACACCGAGGGGCAGCGACTACGGGCCATCATTGACCAGGTGGCCTCGCTCAGCGACGTCGCAGCCAACCAATGGCATGCCCGCTATTGCGGCCTCATTGTTGGCTAG
- a CDS encoding glycoside hydrolase family 13 protein codes for MSALSKWWRDAVVYQIYPRSFRDASGDGVGDLRGVIAELDCLVELGVDAIWLSPFYTSPQNDAGYDVADYRDVDPLFGTLADADEMIAAAHERGLRVMVDLVPNHTSDAHPWFQEALAAGPGSPERDRYMFRPGRGEGGEEPPNNWRSIFGGEAWTRVCDRKDAPGSPWEGDGSWYLNLFDSSQPDLNWENEEVRAEFDDVLRFWLARGIDGFRVDVAHGLVKRPGLPDWDGHVSMVEGNAPAGTASHPAGLEGIRTADSPMFDQDGVHDVYRRWRRVLDEFEGERILVAEAWVEPLSRLALYVREDEMQQAFNFAFLITEFAAGPLRQSIEASLAENAAVGATTTWVLSNHDVVRHATRLGLDRAHFGANPAGVHARDPQPDAAAGLQKARAATLLMLGLPGSAYLYQGEELGLPEHTTLDDSLRQDPAFFRTKGGETGRDGCRVPLPWRAAEPGLGFSPTGATWLPQPEVYAQLARDVQRGKRGSTLEMYRAALRLRRQHGMGARGLEWLEVDDGALAFASRPANGTAAGEAASAAASAAAAVAAGDAGPSPDVLVLTAFEAPVTLPEGWRVALASGPLSSTQAGAVQVPAYTTVWAERV; via the coding sequence ATGTCTGCGTTAAGCAAGTGGTGGCGCGATGCCGTCGTCTATCAGATCTATCCCCGCTCCTTCCGCGATGCCTCCGGAGACGGCGTTGGCGACCTGCGCGGCGTGATCGCCGAGCTGGACTGCCTGGTGGAGCTGGGCGTGGACGCGATCTGGCTTTCGCCCTTTTACACCTCGCCGCAGAACGATGCGGGGTACGACGTTGCCGACTACCGGGACGTTGACCCGCTGTTCGGCACGCTGGCGGATGCCGATGAGATGATCGCGGCGGCCCACGAGCGCGGCCTGCGGGTGATGGTGGACCTGGTGCCCAACCACACCTCCGACGCCCACCCGTGGTTCCAGGAGGCGTTGGCGGCCGGGCCCGGTTCGCCCGAACGCGACCGCTACATGTTCCGTCCCGGCCGGGGCGAGGGCGGCGAGGAACCGCCGAACAACTGGCGCTCTATTTTTGGTGGGGAGGCGTGGACGCGCGTGTGCGACCGCAAGGACGCGCCCGGCTCCCCGTGGGAGGGCGACGGCTCCTGGTACCTGAACCTGTTTGACTCCTCCCAGCCGGATTTGAACTGGGAGAACGAGGAGGTGCGTGCGGAGTTTGATGACGTGCTGCGTTTCTGGCTGGCGCGCGGCATCGACGGCTTCCGCGTGGACGTGGCGCACGGTCTGGTCAAGCGCCCCGGACTGCCGGACTGGGACGGGCACGTCTCTATGGTGGAAGGTAACGCCCCGGCCGGCACTGCCTCCCACCCGGCCGGACTGGAGGGCATCCGCACCGCCGATTCGCCCATGTTCGATCAGGACGGAGTGCACGACGTCTACCGGCGCTGGCGGCGGGTGCTGGACGAGTTTGAGGGCGAGCGGATCTTGGTCGCCGAGGCGTGGGTGGAGCCGCTTTCCCGCCTGGCGCTGTACGTGCGCGAGGACGAGATGCAGCAGGCCTTCAACTTTGCCTTCCTGATCACGGAGTTTGCGGCCGGCCCGCTGCGTCAGTCGATCGAGGCGTCGTTGGCGGAGAACGCCGCAGTGGGGGCCACTACCACGTGGGTTTTGTCTAACCACGACGTGGTGCGCCACGCCACCCGCCTGGGCCTGGATCGCGCGCACTTTGGCGCCAACCCGGCGGGCGTGCATGCCCGCGATCCGCAGCCCGACGCCGCCGCCGGTCTGCAAAAGGCGCGCGCCGCCACCCTGTTGATGCTGGGTTTGCCGGGCAGCGCCTACCTGTACCAGGGCGAGGAGCTGGGTCTGCCCGAGCACACGACGCTGGATGATTCGCTGCGCCAGGATCCGGCGTTTTTCCGCACCAAGGGTGGGGAGACCGGGCGCGACGGTTGCCGCGTGCCGCTGCCGTGGCGCGCGGCCGAGCCGGGGCTGGGCTTCTCCCCCACCGGGGCCACTTGGCTGCCCCAGCCGGAGGTGTATGCCCAGTTGGCGCGTGACGTGCAGCGCGGCAAGCGCGGCTCCACGCTGGAGATGTACCGGGCGGCGCTGCGGCTGCGCCGCCAGCACGGCATGGGCGCGCGCGGACTGGAGTGGCTGGAGGTGGACGACGGGGCGCTGGCCTTCGCCTCCAGGCCCGCCAACGGCACGGCAGCTGGCGAGGCGGCCAGTGCGGCGGCCAGTGCGGCGGCAGCTGTGGCAGCCGGGGACGCCGGGCCGAGCCCGGACGTGCTGGTCCTGACGGCGTTCGAGGCCCCGGTGACGCTACCCGAGGGCTGGCGCGTGGCGCTCGCCTCCGGCCCGCTCAGCTCCACGCAGGCGGGGGCGGTGCAGGTTCCCGCCTACACGACCGTCTGGGCAGAGCGGGTCTGA
- a CDS encoding sugar ABC transporter permease yields MAVDTNQKMSVGKWIAQVGWKHVLAIFMIVICVIPLLYVLSTSLRPGANLTGSNDLFAQVSAKNYQDLNNSEFWSWVRNSMLVSTVTAIGTVLMGASAAYALSRFRFKGRRGTLTFLLLVQMFPQMLAFVAIFLLMLALGKVFPVLGLNSHIALIAIYLGGALGSNTFLMYGFFNTVPRELDEAAMIDGASHARIFFTIILRMVAPILVVVGLLSFVSSLGEFVIAKVVLQHPDKFTLAVGMFSWADDARNANWGVFAAGAVVSAIPVIVLFMFLQRYIVSGLTAGAVKG; encoded by the coding sequence ATGGCTGTTGACACGAACCAGAAGATGAGCGTGGGCAAATGGATTGCCCAGGTGGGTTGGAAGCACGTCCTGGCGATCTTCATGATCGTGATCTGTGTGATCCCGCTGCTCTACGTGCTCTCCACCTCGCTGCGTCCGGGCGCGAACCTGACCGGTTCCAACGACCTGTTCGCCCAGGTGAGCGCCAAGAACTACCAGGACCTGAACAACTCCGAGTTCTGGTCCTGGGTGCGTAACTCCATGCTGGTCTCCACCGTTACCGCGATCGGCACCGTGCTGATGGGCGCCAGTGCCGCCTACGCGCTGTCCCGCTTCCGCTTCAAGGGCCGCCGCGGCACCCTGACCTTCCTGCTGCTGGTGCAGATGTTCCCGCAGATGCTGGCCTTCGTGGCGATCTTCCTGTTGATGCTGGCGCTGGGCAAGGTATTCCCCGTGCTGGGGTTGAACAGCCACATCGCCCTGATCGCCATCTACCTGGGTGGTGCGCTGGGCAGCAACACCTTCCTCATGTACGGCTTCTTCAACACCGTGCCGAGAGAGCTGGATGAGGCCGCCATGATCGACGGCGCCTCCCACGCCCGCATCTTCTTCACCATCATTTTGCGCATGGTGGCCCCGATCCTGGTGGTGGTTGGCCTGCTCTCCTTTGTCTCTTCCCTGGGCGAGTTCGTCATCGCCAAGGTGGTGCTGCAGCACCCGGACAAGTTCACCCTCGCGGTGGGCATGTTCAGCTGGGCCGACGACGCCCGCAACGCCAACTGGGGCGTCTTCGCCGCCGGTGCCGTGGTCAGCGCGATCCCCGTGATCGTCCTGTTCATGTTCCTGCAGCGCTACATCGTCTCCGGCCTGACCGCCGGTGCCGTCAAGGGCTAG
- the dnaG gene encoding DNA primase: MAGLIKREDIDAVRERADIAEIVGTHVTLKSAGVGSMKGLCPFHDERTPSFHVRPQLGYWHCFGCGEGGDVFSFLQRMDRVSFTEAVELLAAKYGVELHYEDGAAGPARSPEEPGRRQRLLDAHRIAEEFYQAQLASPQASAARQFLASRGFDRGAARHFGVGYSPPAWDELLRVLRSRGFRDDEIVTAGLATQGPRGIYDRFRGRLMWPIRDLTGATIGFGARKLGDEDGPKYLNTPETPLYKKNQVLYGVDLAKRDIAAKRRLVVVEGYTDVMAAHLAGETTAVATCGTAFGEGHIRVARRLLGDSFDPAAGVIFSTGAPHGAEVIFTFDGDAAGRKAALRAFEQDQKFAAQTFVAVEPSGKDPCDVRCERGDAAVRELIESRRPLFEFAIDSVLAGLDVTTAEGRVAGMRVVAPVIAQIRDRALRGEYARETAGKLGIDERALRQAVQRAERDAAGRARPDRYGGHEGGRFAGAPGSHGLPGSHGGAGVPGSHGAPGSHGGAGAPGSHGAPGSHGGAGAPGGEGGGSQVGVAGGTSSGYGEADGAQSISGGAMSQEELRELVAQWSSDPAARTERQGMEAVLLSPRAAAEMGFDDLPGNVFTVPALRSLHESIRAAGGVGSAAQYPHLGAWMRQVTEYVEPYLVGLLHMLSVAAVPVADEKDVDKYVRGVVGALMRAWIVRRIGDLRQQLRRLPAESEQAHAAMAELMKLETRRRQLLEQT; the protein is encoded by the coding sequence ATGGCCGGACTCATTAAGCGCGAAGACATCGACGCGGTACGCGAGCGGGCCGACATTGCAGAGATCGTAGGAACGCACGTCACCCTGAAGTCGGCCGGAGTGGGCTCGATGAAGGGGCTGTGCCCATTCCACGACGAGCGCACCCCCTCCTTCCACGTGCGCCCCCAGCTGGGCTACTGGCACTGCTTTGGTTGCGGCGAGGGCGGCGACGTCTTCTCCTTCCTGCAACGCATGGACCGGGTCTCCTTCACCGAGGCTGTGGAGCTGTTAGCCGCCAAATACGGGGTGGAACTGCACTACGAGGACGGAGCTGCCGGGCCAGCCCGCAGCCCAGAGGAGCCCGGTAGGCGCCAGAGGCTGCTGGATGCGCACCGGATCGCCGAGGAGTTCTACCAGGCCCAGCTGGCCAGCCCGCAGGCAAGCGCGGCTCGCCAGTTCCTAGCATCGCGGGGCTTCGACCGGGGGGCGGCACGCCACTTCGGGGTCGGATACTCCCCGCCCGCATGGGACGAACTGCTGCGCGTGCTGCGCAGCCGGGGATTCAGGGACGACGAGATCGTCACAGCCGGCCTGGCCACCCAGGGGCCGCGAGGGATATACGACCGGTTCCGCGGACGCCTCATGTGGCCCATCCGCGACTTGACCGGCGCCACCATCGGCTTTGGTGCCCGCAAGCTGGGGGACGAGGACGGCCCCAAGTACCTCAACACCCCAGAGACGCCGCTCTACAAGAAGAACCAGGTGCTCTACGGCGTGGATCTGGCCAAGCGGGACATCGCCGCCAAACGACGCCTAGTGGTGGTGGAGGGCTACACGGACGTAATGGCAGCTCACCTGGCCGGGGAAACAACGGCTGTGGCCACCTGTGGAACCGCGTTCGGAGAAGGACACATCCGCGTGGCGCGGCGCCTGCTGGGCGACTCCTTTGACCCCGCTGCCGGCGTCATCTTCTCCACCGGCGCCCCCCACGGCGCCGAGGTGATCTTCACCTTCGACGGCGACGCCGCCGGGCGCAAGGCCGCCCTGCGCGCCTTCGAGCAGGACCAGAAGTTCGCCGCCCAGACCTTCGTGGCCGTGGAACCCAGCGGCAAGGACCCGTGCGACGTGCGCTGCGAGCGCGGGGATGCCGCCGTGCGCGAACTGATCGAATCGCGCCGACCCCTGTTCGAGTTCGCCATCGACTCCGTGCTGGCCGGGCTCGACGTGACCACCGCCGAAGGCCGCGTGGCCGGCATGCGGGTGGTGGCCCCCGTCATCGCCCAGATCCGCGACCGCGCCCTGCGCGGCGAATACGCCCGCGAGACCGCCGGGAAGCTGGGCATCGACGAGCGCGCCCTGCGCCAGGCCGTGCAGCGCGCCGAACGCGATGCCGCCGGGCGGGCGCGCCCCGACCGATACGGCGGCCACGAGGGCGGACGCTTCGCCGGCGCCCCCGGTTCGCACGGTCTCCCCGGTTCGCACGGTGGGGCGGGTGTCCCCGGTTCGCACGGTGCCCCCGGCTCGCACGGTGGGGCGGGTGCGCCCGGTTCGCACGGTGCCCCCGGCTCGCACGGTGGGGCGGGTGCGCCCGGCGGTGAAGGGGGTGGCTCCCAGGTGGGGGTGGCAGGAGGAACGTCGTCCGGCTACGGCGAAGCGGACGGAGCGCAGAGCATCAGCGGCGGCGCCATGAGCCAGGAGGAACTGCGCGAACTGGTGGCGCAGTGGTCCAGCGACCCCGCCGCCCGCACCGAACGCCAGGGCATGGAGGCCGTGCTGCTCTCCCCGCGCGCCGCCGCAGAGATGGGCTTTGACGACCTACCCGGCAACGTCTTCACCGTCCCCGCACTGCGCAGCCTGCACGAGTCCATCCGCGCCGCCGGGGGAGTGGGCTCCGCCGCCCAATACCCCCACCTGGGGGCGTGGATGCGGCAGGTGACCGAATACGTCGAGCCCTACCTGGTCGGGCTGCTGCACATGCTCTCCGTTGCCGCCGTGCCCGTGGCCGACGAAAAGGACGTGGACAAGTACGTGCGCGGCGTGGTCGGGGCGCTCATGCGCGCCTGGATCGTGCGGCGGATCGGAGACCTGCGCCAACAACTGCGCAGGCTCCCGGCAGAGTCCGAGCAGGCGCACGCCGCCATGGCCGAGCTGATGAAGCTGGAAACGCGGCGCAGGCAGCTGCTGGAACAGACCTAG
- a CDS encoding ABC transporter permease subunit gives MASATGDTLPAKKPPTRAKRGGFLRPEKIGVGFIAKLVIMALVNALGLYGIFAAWAVESWAIVGVLAALLVVVDYVYFSGKRVAAKYMVPGLIFLLLFQVFVMAYTGYVAFTNYGTGHNSTKEDAIAAISMQNEMRLEGAASVPSKVIERDGVLGLAVLEDGKLLVGDSEHPAEVVAENVGEILEVPGARILPVKELNQRQKEVTDIRVRISDDPSAPRYKTETGSLAFLAVSQKQYDAETDTIIDVVTGTVYKANDHGSFVSEAGEELRPGWRVAVGFENFTKMLTDSRLAGPFLSSVVWTFSFAFLSVFTTFALGLILAVIYNDPRVKGRVIYRALFILPYAFPAFLSALVWRGMMNQEFGFINEVLLGGANVPWLTDPTLAKVSILLVNLWLGFPYMFLVATGALQSVPSDIYEAARIDGASTFRMFRSITMPLVLVATTPLLIASFAFNFNNFALIYMLTEGGPAYSNLPYSIGQTDILISMVYAIAFGNGTIDYGLASALSIMIFVVVGLVSWLSFRATRTLEEV, from the coding sequence ATGGCGTCTGCAACTGGAGACACGTTGCCGGCTAAGAAGCCGCCAACTCGAGCGAAGCGCGGTGGCTTTCTGCGTCCCGAGAAGATCGGGGTCGGCTTCATCGCAAAGCTAGTCATCATGGCCCTGGTCAACGCCCTGGGTCTGTACGGAATCTTCGCGGCCTGGGCCGTGGAGTCCTGGGCCATCGTCGGCGTGCTGGCCGCGCTGCTGGTGGTCGTGGACTACGTCTACTTCAGCGGCAAGCGGGTGGCGGCCAAGTACATGGTGCCCGGCCTGATCTTCCTGCTGCTCTTCCAGGTCTTCGTAATGGCCTACACGGGCTACGTGGCCTTCACTAACTACGGCACCGGCCACAACTCCACCAAGGAAGACGCCATCGCCGCCATCTCGATGCAAAACGAGATGCGCTTGGAGGGCGCCGCCTCCGTCCCCTCCAAGGTCATCGAGCGCGACGGCGTGCTGGGCCTGGCCGTCCTGGAGGACGGCAAGCTCCTGGTGGGCGACTCCGAGCACCCCGCAGAGGTCGTGGCGGAGAACGTCGGCGAGATCCTGGAGGTCCCCGGCGCCCGCATTCTTCCCGTTAAGGAGCTCAACCAGCGCCAGAAGGAGGTCACCGACATCCGCGTGCGGATCTCAGATGACCCCTCCGCCCCGCGCTACAAGACCGAGACGGGCTCCCTGGCGTTCCTGGCGGTCTCCCAGAAGCAGTACGACGCCGAGACGGACACGATCATCGACGTGGTTACCGGCACGGTCTACAAGGCAAACGACCACGGCTCGTTCGTCAGCGAGGCCGGCGAGGAGCTCAGGCCGGGCTGGCGCGTCGCCGTGGGCTTTGAGAACTTCACCAAGATGCTGACGGACTCCCGCCTGGCCGGGCCGTTCCTGTCCTCCGTGGTGTGGACCTTCTCCTTCGCCTTCCTGTCCGTGTTCACCACCTTCGCACTCGGCCTGATCCTGGCGGTCATCTACAACGACCCGCGCGTCAAGGGCCGCGTGATCTACCGGGCCCTGTTCATCCTGCCCTACGCCTTCCCGGCGTTCCTCTCCGCCCTGGTGTGGCGCGGCATGATGAACCAGGAGTTCGGTTTCATCAACGAGGTGCTGCTGGGCGGGGCCAACGTCCCGTGGCTCACCGACCCGACCCTGGCCAAGGTCTCCATCCTGCTGGTCAACCTGTGGCTGGGCTTCCCGTACATGTTCCTGGTGGCCACTGGCGCGCTGCAGTCCGTGCCCAGCGACATCTACGAGGCCGCCCGCATCGACGGTGCCTCCACCTTCCGGATGTTCCGCTCGATCACGATGCCGCTGGTGCTGGTGGCGACCACGCCGCTGCTGATCGCGTCCTTCGCGTTCAACTTCAACAACTTCGCACTGATCTACATGCTCACCGAGGGTGGGCCGGCCTACAGCAACCTGCCCTACTCGATCGGTCAGACCGACATCCTCATCTCGATGGTCTACGCGATCGCCTTCGGCAACGGAACGATCGACTACGGCCTGGCATCCGCGCTGTCGATCATGATCTTTGTGGTGGTGGGTCTGGTCTCCTGGCTCAGCTTCCGCGCCACCCGCACACTCGAGGAGGTCTGA
- a CDS encoding LacI family DNA-binding transcriptional regulator: MSKRIGLADIAKQAGVSTATVSRVLNGHAHVAEATRTAVLTAVDLLGYERPESLYTAAQGVVGVIVPELVNPAFGNYAQEIASALIRSGLTPLLGTEFAGGVSEDEYLEALSSLRASGLVFVSGRHADTTADHSRYKRLREQGIPFVTINGSAPSVHAASFVTDDAIGIELAVMHLEQMGHTRIALVTGPQRLIPSARKVEAFRRSMAKHFPEQEPLIEHSLYTPEGGSSAAARAWAAGATAVIAASDLMAIGAIRAADSLGLSVPGDVSVVGYDGSPLSVLTTPGLTTVRHPVASMCRAAVDCLREEIDGGEQEPHEFLFAPDLIVRGTTRARR, from the coding sequence ATGAGCAAGCGAATAGGCTTGGCAGACATTGCAAAACAGGCCGGTGTCAGCACTGCAACTGTTTCAAGGGTGCTCAACGGGCACGCCCACGTCGCGGAGGCTACCCGCACAGCTGTTCTCACCGCCGTTGACCTACTTGGCTATGAACGCCCCGAGTCCCTCTACACGGCTGCCCAGGGCGTGGTTGGCGTGATCGTGCCGGAGCTGGTCAACCCCGCTTTTGGCAACTACGCCCAGGAGATCGCCTCCGCGTTGATCCGCAGCGGCCTGACCCCACTGCTGGGCACCGAGTTTGCCGGCGGCGTCTCTGAGGACGAGTACCTTGAAGCGCTTTCATCGCTGCGAGCTTCTGGCCTGGTCTTCGTTTCTGGCCGCCACGCGGACACCACCGCGGATCATTCTCGTTACAAGCGCCTGCGGGAACAGGGAATCCCGTTTGTCACGATCAACGGTTCTGCCCCGAGCGTGCACGCGGCCTCATTTGTTACGGATGACGCGATCGGCATCGAGCTGGCGGTCATGCACCTGGAGCAGATGGGGCACACTCGCATCGCGTTGGTGACGGGCCCGCAGCGGCTCATTCCCTCCGCCCGTAAAGTGGAGGCGTTCCGCCGATCTATGGCTAAGCACTTTCCGGAGCAGGAGCCGCTCATAGAGCACAGCCTCTACACCCCGGAGGGCGGTTCGAGTGCGGCCGCTCGCGCCTGGGCGGCCGGGGCGACGGCGGTTATCGCCGCCTCCGATCTGATGGCGATCGGTGCGATTCGCGCCGCCGACTCCCTGGGCCTGTCCGTGCCGGGGGATGTGTCCGTGGTGGGCTACGACGGCTCTCCCCTGTCCGTGCTGACCACGCCGGGTCTTACTACGGTGCGCCACCCAGTGGCCTCGATGTGCCGGGCTGCGGTGGACTGCCTGCGGGAGGAGATCGACGGCGGGGAGCAGGAGCCGCACGAGTTCCTGTTCGCCCCTGATCTGATCGTGCGCGGCACCACCAGGGCCCGCCGCTAG